A single genomic interval of Planktothrix sp. FACHB-1365 harbors:
- a CDS encoding ISL3 family transposase — protein MFTCQEQEGFIVLKLDLLNEGITCPHCQNYTDHIHQTRSILIRDLSICGQGVYLHLPRRQFYCAGCKKYPTEPLEFVEKRRNYTIRYEEYIYERVKELTVEQVSQNEQLSPHQVGSIFQRIALQKKKSWGEPEKLSLDEFSRQKGKRNFVTVVSDLSNGSLLEVIDSHKSSEIIEVLKQQPESMRAKVKEVSVDMWGGFKKVIREVFPNALIVIDRFHVMKLVNSSLNQL, from the coding sequence GTGTTCACTTGTCAAGAACAAGAAGGTTTTATTGTTCTTAAATTAGACTTATTAAACGAGGGAATTACTTGTCCACATTGTCAAAATTATACCGATCATATTCATCAAACTCGCTCGATCTTAATCCGAGATCTATCTATTTGTGGGCAGGGAGTTTATCTGCATCTACCCCGTCGCCAATTTTATTGTGCTGGATGTAAAAAATATCCAACAGAACCCTTAGAATTTGTAGAGAAAAGAAGGAATTACACCATTCGTTATGAAGAATATATCTATGAAAGAGTTAAAGAATTAACTGTAGAGCAAGTCAGCCAAAACGAACAATTAAGCCCTCATCAAGTGGGAAGTATCTTTCAAAGAATCGCCCTTCAGAAAAAAAAAAGCTGGGGAGAACCGGAAAAATTAAGCTTAGATGAATTCAGCCGTCAAAAAGGAAAAAGAAACTTTGTTACTGTAGTAAGTGATCTATCAAATGGTTCGTTATTAGAAGTCATTGATTCTCATAAAAGTTCAGAGATTATCGAAGTATTAAAGCAGCAGCCCGAATCAATGAGAGCTAAGGTCAAAGAGGTTTCTGTGGATATGTGGGGAGGATTTAAAAAAGTGATTCGGGAAGTTTTTCCTAATGCTTTAATTGTCATTGACCGATTTCATGTGATGAAGTTAGTCAACAGTTCTCTGAATCAACTTC
- a CDS encoding CHAT domain-containing protein, with product MFIAPDFSLSLIPFGVLPLDETGNQLLRDHYQISYLSSGRDVLRWKIKSDRIPAEPLIIANPNFNYPHPPSLAKAKTKGLTQSGSTSSSPKPVFQSLSSEEFDPLPETETLAKSIAEKLNISNLYLGDRALEPLFSQKTCPGILLIATHGYFESENPYIKLMDELQTSPAGEEDQILAKNQNLINSQLLLVMENQAETFSKQGKENQAQWLKNFANKLSTQYQISPAPLPTENPFERFSVAPVNNAMIRGGLAFAGANTWRQGQQLPTEAGKGVLLAQDVAGIDLWDNQLTILIACQTGLGDVQLGEGVFGLRRAFAVAGCQALIMSLWSVPTRSSLLLMDQFLTWVETGLGKREALLKAQHYIRTITIQDLQQIPLGCHILDEFIEKRLITKRFIENNPNYQLLSHPYFWGAWISQGEL from the coding sequence ATTTTTATTGCCCCTGACTTTAGTTTAAGTTTGATTCCCTTTGGCGTTTTACCTTTAGATGAAACCGGAAACCAACTGTTAAGAGATCACTATCAAATCAGTTATCTCAGTAGTGGGCGAGATGTCTTAAGATGGAAAATTAAAAGCGATCGCATTCCCGCCGAACCCTTAATTATTGCCAATCCCAATTTTAACTATCCCCATCCTCCCAGTTTAGCAAAAGCAAAAACCAAAGGTTTAACTCAATCGGGATCTACATCTTCCAGTCCAAAACCCGTATTTCAAAGTTTATCCTCAGAAGAATTTGATCCCCTTCCTGAAACGGAAACCCTCGCTAAAAGTATAGCAGAAAAACTGAATATTTCTAACTTGTATTTGGGCGATCGCGCTTTAGAACCTCTGTTTTCTCAAAAAACTTGTCCAGGGATTTTATTAATTGCAACTCATGGTTATTTTGAATCCGAAAATCCCTATATTAAACTCATGGATGAATTACAAACCTCACCCGCAGGAGAAGAAGATCAAATCTTAGCCAAAAATCAAAACTTAATCAACTCTCAACTGCTGTTAGTGATGGAAAATCAAGCCGAAACCTTCAGCAAACAAGGGAAAGAAAATCAAGCCCAATGGTTAAAAAACTTTGCCAACAAACTCTCCACCCAATATCAAATTTCCCCCGCCCCACTGCCTACAGAAAACCCCTTTGAGCGCTTTTCCGTTGCCCCAGTTAATAATGCCATGATTCGGGGCGGTTTAGCCTTTGCTGGGGCGAATACATGGCGACAAGGACAACAATTACCCACAGAAGCAGGTAAAGGAGTGTTATTAGCTCAAGATGTCGCTGGCATTGATTTATGGGATAATCAATTAACGATTTTAATTGCTTGCCAAACCGGATTAGGAGATGTACAATTAGGGGAGGGAGTATTTGGCTTACGTCGAGCGTTTGCCGTTGCCGGATGTCAAGCATTAATTATGAGTTTATGGTCTGTTCCCACCCGTTCCTCCCTGTTACTCATGGATCAATTTTTAACCTGGGTAGAAACGGGTTTAGGGAAACGAGAAGCATTATTAAAAGCCCAACATTATATCCGCACAATTACCATTCAAGACTTACAACAAATTCCCCTGGGTTGTCATATTCTTGATGAGTTTATTGAGAAAAGACTGATTACCAAAAGGTTTATCGAAAATAACCCGAATTATCAATTATTATCCCATCCCTATTTTTGGGGTGCATGGATATCTCAAGGAGAATTATAA